One Tabrizicola piscis genomic region harbors:
- a CDS encoding ATP-binding protein → MKRLRALLQAALAFRFDTLVARTTIVLILGIATVQIVGLQTYRASLSADLSDATEQRLADRLLTIKRTLAGLPEGLREDAAHDLSSGAIEAHWSRDQRAVEADATNPLWTDLQTRLVELAPELGEGGLSVGEQAGQSPDPHVALISMRLTDGTWLNVSLLSWTPRIPGAPQTVMVAWMIAAVALATAILLVRWISRPLGRFAEAANGFYTTGKVAAVPETGPYEVAVLARAFNDLQDRLARSIDDRTQALAAVSHDLKTPITRLRLRAEEIDSQPLARSIAHDLDEMERMIDQTLSYLRGDRSDEPIRPVDLVAILETVTDDQTDQGAVVSFAGPRAAVVPGRRLGLKRAFGNLVGNAVKYGGTARVAVSENAQDVVVVIDDDGQGIAAADRDRVLLPFVRLESSRNNKTGGFGLGLTIARAVIDGHGGTLELGEGPTGGLRVTVSLPRQGR, encoded by the coding sequence GTGAAGCGGCTCAGGGCGCTGCTTCAGGCAGCTTTGGCGTTCAGGTTTGATACACTGGTAGCCAGAACGACCATCGTCCTGATCCTGGGCATCGCCACCGTACAGATTGTTGGGCTGCAAACCTATCGCGCGTCGCTGAGCGCCGATCTGTCCGATGCGACGGAACAGCGGCTGGCGGATCGCTTGCTGACCATCAAGCGCACGCTGGCCGGATTGCCGGAGGGCCTTCGCGAAGACGCCGCGCACGACCTTTCGAGTGGCGCGATCGAAGCGCATTGGAGCCGGGACCAGCGCGCGGTCGAAGCGGACGCGACCAACCCATTGTGGACAGATCTGCAGACGCGTTTGGTGGAATTGGCCCCGGAACTTGGCGAGGGCGGGCTGAGCGTCGGCGAACAGGCTGGTCAGAGCCCGGACCCGCACGTCGCGTTGATCTCGATGCGCCTGACGGACGGCACTTGGTTGAACGTGAGCCTGCTGAGCTGGACACCCCGCATCCCAGGCGCACCGCAGACCGTGATGGTGGCGTGGATGATCGCAGCCGTGGCTCTGGCCACAGCCATCCTGCTGGTGCGCTGGATATCGCGGCCGCTTGGTCGCTTTGCCGAGGCGGCCAACGGGTTCTACACCACCGGAAAGGTAGCGGCGGTGCCTGAGACCGGCCCCTATGAAGTTGCCGTTCTGGCCCGAGCTTTCAACGACCTGCAAGACCGGCTTGCCCGCTCAATCGACGACCGCACACAAGCTCTGGCTGCAGTATCCCATGACTTGAAGACACCCATCACCCGGTTGCGTCTGCGCGCCGAGGAGATCGACAGTCAGCCTCTCGCGCGGTCCATCGCCCATGATCTGGACGAAATGGAGCGGATGATCGATCAGACGCTGTCTTATCTGCGCGGTGACCGATCCGACGAACCGATACGCCCCGTGGACCTTGTCGCGATCCTTGAGACCGTGACAGATGATCAGACCGATCAGGGCGCGGTGGTTTCCTTTGCTGGTCCACGAGCGGCGGTTGTTCCGGGGCGGCGGCTTGGGCTGAAGCGTGCCTTTGGCAACCTCGTGGGCAATGCCGTCAAGTATGGCGGAACAGCACGCGTGGCGGTTTCCGAAAACGCGCAGGATGTGGTCGTGGTGATCGATGACGACGGTCAGGGAATTGCCGCTGCGGACCGGGACCGCGTGCTTTTGCCCTTTGTCAGGCTTGAATCGTCGCGCAACAACAAGACCGGGGGCTTTGGCCTGGGGCTGACAATTGCACGCGCTGTGATCGACGGCCACGGCGGCACGCTGGAGCTTGGCGAAGGGCCGACCGGTGGCTTGCGTGTCACTGTGTCCCTGCCCAGACAGGGGCGCTGA
- a CDS encoding efflux RND transporter periplasmic adaptor subunit: protein MFGFTGGVAAHEGHDHGAPPPPVSTTIAPRVEAASTVFEAVVIARGAELQVFIDTFDTNAPVAGAAVEMDTPSGVIIGTETEPGIYAFSAPWVATPGSYDLAITVIADAGFDVLVGSLTIPAPPPAAVVEVNAAAAIGASVLGDLRARLETRDLTLAAAAAIGLLVGVFGMLLLRRNRRPVAPAKITALLVALLLIPPSQGQAEVAAASAANAALPMPAAATRDVAQRFPDGAIFVPKGTQRVLGIRTLVTETALHGRRIELPGRIIPDPNASGYVQASLEGRLVAPPGGFPQLGSLVKAGQIVAIVEPTIGAVDLADRQQQIREIEQELQLVTRRLDRRKQLESVVAQTEIEELEIEQESLIAQRDALVSLTDVSENLIAPVDGVIAAGQAIAGQIASPGVTVYEIVDPGRFWVEALSYRSEALGSEAVAVFADGSTIDLVYQGTGLADQGQAVPVRFSVVGEATGLRAGQLLRVIAATPAEHEGIVVPRDAVLRGANGQLVVYVKTNAERFVQREVRVEPLDGDTVLVVAGLEVGLRVVAEGAELLNQIR from the coding sequence ATGTTTGGCTTCACGGGCGGCGTGGCCGCACATGAAGGCCATGATCACGGCGCACCGCCGCCGCCGGTCAGCACCACCATCGCCCCTCGGGTCGAAGCAGCATCAACGGTGTTCGAAGCGGTCGTGATAGCCCGCGGTGCCGAACTGCAGGTCTTTATCGACACATTCGACACCAACGCGCCCGTTGCCGGGGCTGCGGTCGAGATGGACACGCCCTCTGGTGTTATCATCGGCACGGAAACGGAGCCGGGGATCTATGCGTTTTCCGCACCCTGGGTCGCGACACCCGGCAGCTACGATCTTGCGATCACCGTCATTGCCGATGCTGGATTTGACGTTTTGGTGGGGTCGCTGACGATCCCCGCACCACCACCAGCGGCAGTGGTTGAGGTAAACGCTGCAGCAGCGATTGGCGCGAGTGTTTTGGGTGACTTGCGGGCGCGCCTGGAGACCCGCGATCTAACGCTCGCCGCCGCGGCTGCTATCGGTCTGCTGGTAGGCGTTTTCGGCATGCTGTTGTTGCGGCGCAATCGCCGGCCAGTTGCACCTGCCAAGATTACAGCTCTGCTGGTAGCTCTCCTGCTTATCCCGCCGTCGCAGGGGCAGGCGGAGGTTGCTGCCGCCAGCGCGGCCAACGCAGCATTGCCCATGCCTGCCGCTGCGACGCGCGATGTCGCCCAACGCTTTCCAGATGGGGCCATCTTTGTTCCGAAAGGGACGCAGCGTGTGTTGGGCATTCGCACGCTCGTCACGGAAACGGCTTTGCATGGGCGGCGCATCGAACTTCCGGGGCGCATCATTCCAGATCCGAATGCCTCGGGCTATGTGCAGGCGTCACTTGAGGGCAGGCTGGTGGCCCCACCGGGTGGTTTTCCACAGCTCGGGTCCTTAGTGAAGGCAGGTCAGATCGTCGCCATCGTCGAGCCGACCATCGGTGCGGTAGATCTTGCCGACCGCCAACAGCAAATTCGTGAGATCGAACAAGAATTGCAGCTTGTCACTCGCCGTCTTGACCGGCGTAAGCAGTTGGAAAGCGTGGTGGCGCAGACCGAGATCGAAGAGTTGGAGATCGAACAGGAAAGCTTGATCGCCCAACGTGACGCCTTGGTTTCGCTGACCGATGTGTCGGAAAATCTGATCGCCCCGGTTGACGGGGTCATTGCCGCAGGCCAAGCCATCGCGGGCCAGATCGCCTCCCCGGGCGTCACCGTTTACGAGATCGTTGACCCAGGAAGGTTCTGGGTCGAGGCGCTGAGCTATCGATCAGAAGCTTTGGGCTCAGAAGCAGTGGCGGTCTTCGCTGACGGATCGACCATCGATCTTGTCTATCAGGGGACGGGTCTTGCCGACCAGGGACAAGCCGTTCCTGTGCGGTTTTCTGTCGTGGGAGAAGCAACTGGTTTGCGGGCGGGTCAGTTGCTGAGGGTGATCGCGGCCACTCCGGCAGAGCATGAAGGAATCGTCGTACCCCGCGATGCTGTCTTGCGCGGGGCCAACGGGCAGCTTGTGGTCTATGTGAAGACCAATGCCGAACGCTTCGTCCAGCGCGAGGTTCGAGTAGAACCGCTGGACGGCGACACAGTGCTGGTCGTGGCGGGCCTTGAGGTCGGGCTTCGTGTCGTGGCCGAGGGTGCCGAACTCCTCAACCAGATCCGATAG
- a CDS encoding efflux RND transporter permease subunit: MFNFLVTQSLRNRMFVMAIAIVMVLYGALTVTRLPVDVFPDLNRPTVTIMTEAEGLAPPEVEQLVTYPLETQMNGLPGVTRVRSTSGVGLSIVYVEFDWNTDIYRNRQQIAERLTLVQAQLPQGVVPQMGPVASIMGQIMLIAVTGPDTVTPMELRELADFTIRPRLLTIPGVANVIPIGGEVRQYRVAPNPAAMRAFGVTYEDVEAALTGFGANTGGGFADQYGREFLIRNIGRTQSLDDLGNLVVASVNGQPVALDQVAEVSFAPRTKRGDAGFMGDDAVIVSVEKQPDVDSIALTQQVEAALAEMTAALPEGVKADNILFRQATFIETSISNVQKVLLEAIAVVAVVLFLFLLNLRTTIISLTAIPVSILVSAIIFYWMGLSINTMTLGGLAIAIGELVDDAVVDVENIFRRLRENREKGNPRSVFDVVVSASQEVRSGIVYATMTIVLVFVPLFALSGIEGRLFAPLGQAYIISILASLVVSITLTPVMAYYMLPGLKRLDEHEGMVVRVLKRGNRKLLEWSFGHPRLLIAGVLAAVVTAGSFATQLPRAFLPPFNEGTLTISMLFNPGISLEESQRIGLVAEQLILEVPEVVLVGRRTGRAELDEHAEGVHSSEVEVELAQDGRPKTEIEADIRARLSVLPVVTNIGQPISHRLDHMLSGVRAQIALKIFGEDLDTMRAIAEEFRVALDEIPGVVDLQVEKQVRIPQLEIIVDYGRAALYGLQPAAVTEQLEQLSNGRIVSRIVDGNKRFDVVLRLQDEERTTRGLGDLLIETPTGWIPVSQIADVVETDGPNQILRENGKRRLVVLANSDGQTDMAQIVEQIRAVMAEKDLPTGFFATLEGTFQAQEESMRTIGLLSILSLAMIFAILYSRYRSPLFVGIIMASVPLALIGSVAALWWSGQPLSVASMVGFITLTGIATRNGILKISHYINLAIQEDMPFGRDLVIRGSLERLTPVLMTALSAGVALVPLMLGADAPGKEILHPVAITIFGGLVTATILDTVLTPTLFLRYGRAPLERLVAQARAEAAKQSQETGRASTIEAY, from the coding sequence ATGTTCAACTTTCTGGTCACGCAATCACTGCGCAACCGCATGTTCGTCATGGCGATTGCCATCGTCATGGTGCTTTACGGTGCCCTGACGGTCACCCGCCTTCCGGTCGATGTGTTCCCCGATCTCAACCGTCCGACCGTTACCATCATGACCGAGGCCGAGGGGCTTGCCCCGCCCGAGGTCGAGCAATTGGTCACCTATCCGCTGGAAACCCAGATGAATGGGCTGCCCGGTGTCACGCGGGTCCGGTCCACTTCGGGCGTGGGCCTTTCGATTGTCTATGTCGAGTTCGACTGGAACACTGACATCTACCGCAACCGTCAGCAGATTGCTGAAAGGCTGACCCTGGTGCAGGCGCAGCTGCCCCAAGGCGTGGTGCCACAGATGGGGCCGGTCGCCTCCATTATGGGGCAGATCATGCTGATTGCAGTCACCGGGCCGGATACGGTCACCCCGATGGAGCTGCGCGAACTGGCCGATTTCACCATCAGGCCACGGCTCTTGACCATTCCGGGGGTGGCTAACGTCATCCCGATCGGCGGCGAGGTACGGCAATACAGGGTTGCGCCAAACCCGGCAGCAATGCGCGCCTTTGGCGTGACCTATGAAGATGTCGAAGCAGCACTGACTGGCTTTGGCGCGAACACGGGCGGTGGCTTTGCCGACCAGTACGGACGCGAGTTCCTGATCCGCAACATCGGGCGCACCCAAAGCCTGGATGACCTTGGAAACCTTGTCGTGGCCTCCGTGAATGGTCAGCCGGTGGCTTTGGATCAGGTCGCTGAAGTTAGCTTTGCGCCCCGCACCAAGCGCGGCGATGCCGGTTTCATGGGCGACGATGCTGTGATCGTCTCTGTCGAAAAACAGCCGGACGTGGACTCCATCGCGCTGACCCAGCAGGTCGAGGCCGCATTGGCGGAGATGACCGCGGCCCTGCCAGAAGGAGTAAAGGCGGACAACATCCTTTTCCGCCAAGCGACCTTCATTGAGACGTCGATCAGCAATGTGCAGAAGGTGCTACTGGAGGCCATTGCGGTGGTCGCGGTCGTGCTCTTCCTGTTCCTGTTGAACTTGCGCACCACGATCATCTCGTTGACCGCCATTCCTGTTTCTATCCTAGTTTCGGCGATCATCTTTTACTGGATGGGTCTGTCGATCAACACGATGACTCTGGGCGGCCTAGCCATCGCCATCGGTGAGTTGGTCGACGACGCCGTGGTCGATGTCGAAAACATCTTCCGCCGCCTACGGGAGAACCGCGAGAAGGGAAATCCCCGGTCAGTCTTCGACGTGGTCGTGTCTGCCAGCCAGGAGGTTCGGTCGGGCATCGTTTACGCCACGATGACCATTGTTCTGGTCTTCGTGCCGCTCTTTGCGCTCTCGGGCATTGAGGGGCGGCTTTTTGCACCACTTGGGCAGGCCTATATCATCTCGATCCTGGCCAGCCTTGTCGTTTCAATCACGCTGACCCCGGTGATGGCCTATTACATGCTGCCGGGTCTGAAACGACTGGATGAGCATGAAGGCATGGTCGTCCGGGTCCTGAAGCGTGGCAATCGCAAATTGCTTGAGTGGTCGTTCGGGCACCCACGCCTGCTGATCGCAGGAGTTCTGGCGGCCGTGGTCACAGCAGGCAGTTTCGCCACGCAGCTGCCACGCGCGTTTCTGCCCCCGTTCAACGAAGGCACGCTGACGATCAGCATGCTCTTCAACCCTGGCATATCCCTCGAGGAAAGCCAGCGGATCGGTCTGGTGGCAGAGCAGTTGATCCTTGAGGTGCCCGAGGTTGTGCTGGTTGGGCGCCGGACGGGCCGTGCGGAACTGGATGAACACGCCGAAGGGGTGCATTCGTCCGAGGTCGAGGTGGAACTGGCCCAAGACGGCCGCCCAAAGACCGAGATCGAGGCGGATATCCGTGCGCGTCTATCCGTGCTGCCGGTGGTGACCAACATCGGCCAGCCGATATCGCACCGGCTTGATCACATGCTGTCGGGGGTTCGGGCGCAGATTGCGCTCAAGATCTTTGGCGAGGATCTCGACACGATGCGCGCCATTGCCGAGGAGTTCCGGGTGGCGCTGGATGAAATCCCTGGCGTCGTCGATCTTCAGGTCGAAAAGCAGGTCCGTATCCCGCAGCTGGAGATCATCGTCGATTACGGACGCGCGGCGCTTTATGGTCTGCAGCCCGCTGCCGTAACCGAACAATTGGAACAACTTTCAAACGGTCGCATCGTTTCGCGGATCGTTGATGGCAACAAGCGCTTCGACGTCGTGTTGCGCCTGCAGGACGAAGAACGCACGACACGCGGTCTTGGTGATCTCCTGATCGAAACCCCGACAGGCTGGATCCCGGTCAGTCAGATTGCCGATGTGGTCGAAACCGACGGCCCGAACCAGATTCTTCGCGAAAACGGCAAACGCCGCCTCGTCGTGCTGGCCAACTCCGACGGGCAAACCGACATGGCGCAGATCGTCGAACAGATCCGAGCCGTTATGGCCGAGAAGGACCTGCCCACCGGATTCTTCGCGACGCTTGAAGGTACCTTCCAAGCCCAAGAGGAGTCGATGCGCACCATCGGCCTCTTGTCGATCCTGTCGCTGGCGATGATCTTCGCGATCCTTTACAGCCGCTACCGCTCGCCGCTGTTTGTCGGCATCATCATGGCGTCCGTGCCTTTGGCCCTGATCGGCAGCGTCGCGGCTTTGTGGTGGTCTGGCCAGCCTCTGTCGGTCGCGTCCATGGTCGGCTTCATCACGCTGACAGGGATTGCGACCCGCAACGGCATTCTGAAGATTAGCCACTACATCAACCTCGCCATTCAAGAAGACATGCCGTTCGGACGCGACCTTGTCATTCGTGGTAGTCTGGAGCGGTTGACGCCGGTGCTGATGACCGCCTTGTCGGCGGGGGTGGCCCTTGTGCCGCTGATGCTTGGCGCTGATGCGCCCGGCAAGGAAATCCTCCACCCCGTCGCCATCACCATCTTTGGTGGCCTGGTGACAGCCACGATCCTTGACACTGTCCTGACCCCGACACTGTTCCTGCGCTATGGCCGTGCCCCGCTTGAACGCCTTGTGGCGCAGGCACGGGCCGAGGCTGCCAAGCAGTCGCAGGAAACAGGTCGTGCATCCACAATCGAAGCATACTGA
- the cueR gene encoding Cu(I)-responsive transcriptional regulator has product MNIGEASKSSGVSAKMIRYYESIGLIPAAGRTVAGYRVYTMTDVQLLRFIRRARDLGFSVEKIEELLALWQDRSRQSADVKQIALHQIAGLEVRIREMQAMMDTLRHLADACCGDHRPDCPILADLVNGPDHGSGAREEDQQSAPRSGKAAGLQAH; this is encoded by the coding sequence ATGAACATCGGTGAAGCTTCAAAATCTTCGGGCGTTTCCGCCAAGATGATTCGCTACTATGAGTCGATAGGGCTCATTCCGGCAGCAGGAAGGACGGTTGCAGGATATCGCGTCTACACGATGACCGATGTTCAGCTTCTGCGCTTCATCCGAAGGGCGCGCGACTTGGGTTTTTCCGTCGAGAAGATCGAGGAGTTGCTGGCGCTCTGGCAGGATCGTTCGCGGCAGAGTGCAGATGTGAAACAGATTGCCCTTCATCAGATCGCCGGTCTTGAAGTTCGAATTCGTGAAATGCAGGCAATGATGGACACGCTTCGTCATCTGGCAGATGCGTGCTGCGGCGATCACCGCCCGGACTGTCCGATCCTTGCCGACCTCGTGAATGGCCCCGACCATGGCAGCGGAGCGCGCGAGGAAGATCAACAATCCGCGCCCCGCTCCGGCAAGGCTGCCGGACTTCAAGCGCATTGA